One Nostoc sp. CENA543 genomic window, CAGCTAGGGGAATTCCTGAATTTCATGTTTTTGCAGCCTTAGAATATTGTCAAGATTTGTTAGGAAAATTTGGGGGACACAAAGCCGCCGGCGGATTTTCGTTACTAGCTGATAATTTACAAGAATTGCGATCGCGTCTATCTCAATTCGCGAATCAATGTCTAGAACTCCAACACCTCAAACCCTTACTGCAAATCGACGCACAGGCGGATTTTCATCAAATTAATCAAGCACTGTACCAACAGTTAGATACCTTGCATCCCTGTGGTATTGATAACCCAGATCCCGTCTTTTGGACTGCTAACGCGAGAGTTGTAGAACAGCAAATCGTCGGGAAAGGTCACATTAAACTCACCCTCAGCCAAACTATTGACCAACAAGAGTATAGAATGAAAGCGATCGCTTGGCGATGGCGTGATTATTATCCCCTACCGCAACGACTAGATATAGCCTACAAACTGCGGGAAAATCATTTTAACGGGAAAACTACCCTAGAAATGGAGTTAGTTGGTGTCAGGCTTCCCAAAGAATCCTCATTAAACCTATTCTATCAACCCTCCCCCCAACCCTTAAGAAGCAGTTTCCACTACAACCAGCGTCAATACACCTGTGGAATCTATCAAAATATTTCGCCCCCAGAGTTAAGAATTAAAAACTCTGAGGGCAAGGTTTTAATGATGCGCGCAGGGAGTAAAATCGGTTTACTAGGTACAAGTCGCGAAGATGCCCTAGAAGTTGACCTATCACTACCCCAATATGACTGTATTATTCAAGCAGCAATTCAAGCTTTGTCAGTGGTGAGTGGTGAGTGCTGAGTGCTGAGTAATGAGTTTGACAATTTACACTTAACTTTCGTACTCTCAAAAGTGTATTATTCAAGGAAGGATTACAAATTTGCCAGTGCCGAGTTTAACAACTTACACTCACTCAGCACTCATAACTCAGCACTCGTTACTCCTAAAGATTGCCGTTGCGGAAAGCGAGTACGAAAATCACAGCAGGCCCAGCAATGACAATCAATGCAACAGAGGTTAGCTGAAAGATTACTTCCCAATTAATGTTAGCAATAGCGTCAAACATTTTTCTTAATTCCTCCCAATGGTCTTAAAAACTTAATTACTCAGTTGCAATACCCGCAATTAATGATATCTGGGAATCGCCAGTGATATTTAATTTACTTAATAAAAGTATAGGAAAAAACATAAAATGGCAACATGGCAATGTGTAAAACAGTGTGGAGCTTGCTGCAACCTCGACCCAGCAGATCGTCCCGAAATTGAAGACTATCTCACGCCAGAAGAACTGGAATTATACATGAGTATGGTAGGTGAGGGCGGCTGGTGCATTAACTTTGACCACGAAACGCGGGAATGTCGCATTTATGCAAACCGTCCGCGCTTTTGCCGTGTAGAAACGACGATATTTGAGGATATGTACGGAATTGAGCCAGAAGAACTGAATGATTTTGCTATCGAGTGCTGTCGTCAACAAATTGAAGGGGTTTACGGCGATCGCTCTTTGGAAATGTTACGTTTCGATAAAGCTGTAGGTTTCTAGCTGTCTGATGAAATTTCTCCATACTCTCGACAATCTTCAATACTCGCCCTATCATGATGGAATCAGCTTGATGTTTGACAAGTCGAAGCGGGGTCAAAAAACCCAGGGATTCGTCAAAATCGCCAGAACCTTGACAACATAATAATTACAGCGTTTCAATAATTCGGGAAGTTGCGAATTACTCGCAATAAGG contains:
- a CDS encoding YkgJ family cysteine cluster protein; the protein is MATWQCVKQCGACCNLDPADRPEIEDYLTPEELELYMSMVGEGGWCINFDHETRECRIYANRPRFCRVETTIFEDMYGIEPEELNDFAIECCRQQIEGVYGDRSLEMLRFDKAVGF
- the psb30 gene encoding photosystem II reaction center protein Ycf12/Psb30, yielding MFDAIANINWEVIFQLTSVALIVIAGPAVIFVLAFRNGNL